A genomic segment from Nicotiana tabacum cultivar K326 chromosome 7, ASM71507v2, whole genome shotgun sequence encodes:
- the LOC107809641 gene encoding kinesin-like protein KIN-1, protein MSNMKVCALFRPLNSKELSEFGDAVSVQGITSESFIIKDEKEQEFDFTFDRVFYQGSEQADIYEFLALPIVQGAVDAINGTIITYGQTGAGKTYSMEGPSIVDCESKNKGLLQRVVDGLFEAIMTSEKPIKYTIKLSMVEIYMEKVRDLLDLSKDNIQIKESKVHGIILSGATEVAISNTAEALQSLSSGIANRAVGETQMNMSSSRSHCLYIFTVHQELTKDKRTKFGKLILVDLAGSEKVDKTGAEGKILEEAKTINQSLTALGKVINAMTSSAPGKPTHIPYRDSKLTRILQDSLGGYSQTALLCCCSPSPYNASESLFTLRFGARAKHIKATVHVSCKEDLDNNKEAIVSTNVDESRERILEKMRERITAEDVKLLEELFVLEGILFDPNSVEEIEVAYEDITSRTISSLYKIVEELSTVAEKLKRENAALKASLKASEESYLHQLDRRPLCLIL, encoded by the exons ATGTCGAATATGAAAGTTTGCGCGCTATTCAGACCTCTGAATTCGAAGGAACTCTCTGAGTTTGGCGATGCTGTCTCTGTTCAAGGCATTACCTCTGAGTCCTTCATAATTAAG GATGAAAAGGAACAGGAATTTGATTTTACGTTCGACAGAGTTTTCTATCAAGGATCTGAACAAGCTGATATATACGAATTTCTAGCTCTGCCTATAGTCCAAG GTGCTGTAGATGCAATAAATGGTACGATTATCACTTATGGACAG ACCGGAGCAGGAAAGACATATAGCATGGAG GGACCAAGCATTGTAGATTGTGAAAGCAAGAACAAAGGACTATTGCAGAGGGTAGTGGATGGACTTTTTGAGGCCATAATGACTTCAGAGAAACCAATCAAATACACAATCAAATTATCAATG GTAGAGATCTACATGGAGAAAGTAAG GGATCTCCTCGATTTATCGAAGGACAATATACAGATAAAGGAGAGTAAAGTACATGGAATAATTCTAAGTGGAGCAACAGAA GTAGCTATATCCAACACTGCAGAAGCATTACAAAGCTTATCA AGTGGGATAGCTAATAGAGCAGTTGGAGAAACAC AAATGAATATGTCAAGCAGCAGAAGCCATTGCCTTTACATTTTTACTGTCCACCAGGAGCTGACAAAGGATAAAAG GACCAAATTTGGAAAGCTGATACTCGTTGACTTGGCTGGGTCTGAAAAAGTTGATAAGACCGGAGCTGAAGGtaaaattcttgaagaagcaaaGACCATCAATCAGTCCCTCACAGCACTTGGGAAAGTGATAAATGCTATGACTAGCAGTGCTCCAGGAAAGCCAACTCATATTCCTTATCGTGATTCTAAGCTCACTCGGATCCTACAAGATTCTCTT GGGGGATACTCTCAGACTGCATTACTTTGCTGTTGCTCTCCGAGCCCTTACAATGCTTCAGAGAGCCTCTTCACCCTGCGATTCGGTGCTAG AGCAAAGCATATAAAGGCAACAGTACATGTTAGTTGCAAGGAAGATCTAGACAATAACAAGGAAGCAATCGTCTCAACCAATGTAGATGAGTCCAGGGAGAGGATATTGGAAAAG ATGAGAGAGAGAATAACTGCCGAAGATGTTAAATTGCTTGAGGAATTATTTGTACTGGAGGGGATTCTCTTTGATCCCAATTCAGTTGAGGAGATAGAAGTTGCGTATGAAGATATTACGTCAAGGACAATCTCATCATTATATAAAATCGTGGAAGAGCTGAGTACAGTTGCGGAGAAG TTAAAGAGGGAGAATGCCGCTCTTAAGGCCAGCTTGAAAGCTTCTGAAGAGTCTTATCTACATCAACTCGATAGAAGGCCGCTCTGCTTGATTCTCTGA